Proteins encoded by one window of Candidatus Methylomirabilota bacterium:
- a CDS encoding NADH-quinone oxidoreductase subunit B, which produces MSQLTDIDTPPSKAEEEEFERGLLLTTLDSLVNWARKSSIWPASFGLACCAIEMMATGASRFDLARFGAEVFRGSPRQSDLMIVAGRVSRKMAPVLRRIYDQMPEPKWVIAMGACASCGGIFNTYTIVQGVDQIVPVDVYVPGCPPRPEQLIHGIMLLQEKIAKERPSKQGLFHLPWRRAA; this is translated from the coding sequence ATGTCTCAGTTGACGGATATAGATACTCCGCCTTCCAAGGCAGAAGAGGAGGAGTTCGAGCGGGGTCTCCTCCTGACAACGCTGGACAGTCTGGTCAATTGGGCGAGGAAGTCATCGATCTGGCCGGCGAGCTTCGGACTTGCCTGCTGCGCCATTGAGATGATGGCAACGGGGGCTTCGCGTTTCGATCTTGCCCGATTCGGGGCGGAGGTCTTTCGGGGGTCGCCACGGCAGTCTGACCTGATGATTGTGGCGGGCCGCGTGAGTCGCAAGATGGCTCCAGTCCTGAGAAGAATCTACGATCAGATGCCGGAGCCGAAGTGGGTGATCGCGATGGGAGCTTGCGCGTCCTGCGGCGGAATCTTTAACACCTATACCATCGTTCAGGGCGTAGATCAGATCGTTCCGGTTGATGTCTACGTGCCCGGCTGTCCGCCAAGGCCGGAGCAGTTGATCCACGGGATCATGCTGCTGCAGGAAAAGATTGCGAAGGAGCGGCCGAGCAAGCAGGGCCTCTTCCACCTCCCGTGGCGAAGGGCGGCATAG
- a CDS encoding VIT1/CCC1 transporter family protein: MNAAGPGTTEFEQGWHSPKGRAIREVVFGVHDGLITTIGFLSGVNAASASWRVIVIAGLAGAFAQTLSMGFGAYLSTKSEREFYQREIARERLEIETAPENERDEMRQIYRSKGFPDNEVEIVVARVTANRELWLKVMMMEELGLIEERFDNPLKIGLLIGASSFVGAFLPILPYFFLELRWAFTASVGLAASALFATGAGKTLLTRKAWWSSGLEMMGIGLLVAVAGYGIGHVLGALWH; this comes from the coding sequence ATGAACGCGGCTGGCCCTGGAACTACTGAATTTGAGCAAGGTTGGCATTCTCCGAAGGGACGGGCCATACGTGAAGTCGTCTTTGGGGTGCACGATGGCCTCATTACGACAATCGGTTTTCTGTCGGGGGTCAATGCCGCAAGCGCCAGTTGGCGCGTGATTGTGATCGCCGGTTTGGCGGGGGCATTTGCCCAAACCCTGTCGATGGGATTCGGGGCCTATCTCTCGACCAAATCGGAACGTGAGTTCTACCAGCGAGAGATTGCTCGGGAACGGTTGGAAATCGAGACAGCGCCGGAGAACGAACGCGACGAGATGCGTCAGATCTATCGGAGTAAGGGCTTTCCGGACAATGAGGTCGAGATCGTCGTTGCGCGCGTGACGGCGAACAGGGAACTGTGGCTCAAGGTGATGATGATGGAGGAGTTGGGACTGATTGAGGAGCGATTCGATAACCCGCTCAAGATCGGCCTGCTGATAGGGGCCTCCTCCTTTGTTGGGGCTTTCCTCCCGATCCTTCCTTACTTCTTCCTCGAACTCAGATGGGCGTTTACGGCCTCGGTCGGTCTGGCCGCGTCAGCCCTGTTCGCGACCGGGGCGGGTAAAACGCTTCTGACGCGGAAAGCCTGGTGGAGTAGCGGGCTTGAGATGATGGGGATCGGGCTCCTGGTTGCGGTTGCGGGTTACGGCATCGGGCACGTCCTCGGCGCCCTCTGGCACTAA
- a CDS encoding B12-binding domain-containing radical SAM protein: protein MAIEEAQEERQRTNGRRERSARIALISPRFEVSYWGHEYALGFLDKRAITPVAALPLLAALTPQEHVVTLIDENIESINYDALADMDIIGVTGMSVQRFRMTHILRELKKRGCFTVVGGAWITVQEDYFEDLADVIFVGEAEETWPAFLHDWQVGKWRRRYEQSTKSDMTRVPTPRFDLLKMHDYLYAGIQISRGCPFVCEFCDIIVTFGRLPRIKTSAQVLAELDSLRIQNVKQVFIVDDNLIGNKAVIKVVLRDIIKYQQAHGYPFNFFTEASIDLAEDGELIGLMAEANIEGVFVGIESPNEESLRETKKHHNIRPAAGSLLDRVHKIQRAGIEVTCGMIVGFDHDDATIFQAQQQFLSEAYIPHAMLGLLYATPKTPLYDRLNREGRLDRSDTSEFGTNVIPRNLSRRQLLDGYINTMQSVYEADAYFDRLEALYLRGYLGQGQLGGEKYLKRHPWVRVKYEVMNAIIAVVLMYRLIKNIKEKGLRREYRKRLWRALKADIMPSFVSGYIVNCILHYHYYKLVQGLSSGRFVSTM, encoded by the coding sequence ATGGCCATTGAAGAGGCCCAAGAGGAACGCCAGCGCACAAACGGTAGAAGAGAACGTAGTGCTCGCATTGCGCTCATCAGCCCACGGTTTGAGGTGTCATATTGGGGGCACGAGTATGCATTAGGCTTCCTCGACAAACGAGCGATTACGCCGGTCGCGGCGCTGCCGCTGCTGGCGGCGCTGACGCCCCAGGAGCATGTGGTCACGCTGATCGATGAAAACATAGAGTCCATTAACTATGACGCGTTGGCGGACATGGATATTATCGGTGTGACCGGGATGAGTGTTCAGCGTTTCCGCATGACACACATTCTTCGCGAATTGAAGAAGCGGGGCTGTTTTACGGTTGTCGGAGGCGCTTGGATTACGGTCCAGGAAGACTACTTTGAAGATTTGGCGGACGTTATTTTTGTGGGAGAAGCGGAAGAAACATGGCCCGCATTCTTACACGATTGGCAAGTGGGTAAGTGGAGACGACGTTACGAGCAAAGCACAAAATCGGATATGACTCGTGTCCCCACGCCTCGCTTTGATCTGCTTAAGATGCACGATTATCTTTATGCGGGCATTCAAATCTCCAGGGGTTGTCCCTTCGTCTGCGAATTTTGTGACATCATCGTCACATTTGGGCGCCTTCCGCGGATAAAAACGAGTGCGCAAGTCCTGGCGGAACTCGATAGTTTGCGTATTCAAAACGTAAAACAAGTGTTTATCGTCGATGACAATCTTATTGGGAATAAGGCCGTCATTAAAGTTGTGCTACGAGACATCATCAAGTATCAACAGGCGCATGGGTATCCATTTAACTTCTTTACGGAAGCCTCAATCGATCTGGCGGAAGACGGCGAGCTTATCGGCTTGATGGCCGAGGCGAACATCGAAGGGGTCTTTGTCGGAATTGAGAGTCCGAATGAAGAGTCGCTACGAGAGACGAAGAAGCATCATAATATCAGGCCGGCGGCGGGTAGCCTCCTGGATCGCGTACATAAAATTCAGCGTGCTGGCATTGAGGTCACCTGCGGCATGATTGTTGGATTCGATCACGACGATGCGACGATCTTCCAAGCGCAACAGCAGTTCCTCTCAGAGGCCTATATTCCTCACGCGATGCTCGGGTTGCTCTATGCCACTCCTAAAACACCCCTGTACGACCGATTAAACAGGGAAGGCCGTCTTGATCGGTCTGATACCTCGGAATTTGGAACAAACGTGATTCCTCGCAATCTAAGTCGGCGCCAACTGCTGGATGGCTATATCAATACCATGCAATCGGTGTATGAGGCCGATGCGTACTTTGACCGTTTAGAGGCATTGTATCTCAGAGGATATTTGGGACAGGGGCAGTTGGGTGGCGAGAAGTACTTGAAACGGCATCCATGGGTGCGAGTAAAGTATGAGGTGATGAATGCCATTATTGCAGTGGTGTTAATGTATCGGCTCATTAAGAATATTAAAGAGAAGGGGTTACGACGCGAGTATCGCAAACGACTGTGGCGGGCATTGAAGGCCGACATCATGCCAAGTTTTGTAAGTGGATACATCGTAAACTGTATATTGCACTACCATTATTACAAGCTCGTGCAGGGATTAAGTAGCGGGCGATTTGTCAGCACCATGTAG
- a CDS encoding secondary thiamine-phosphate synthase enzyme YjbQ — translation MTLQIREFFVKTTQKSQVIDITARIREIVAQDSADEGLCCVFVPHATAAVTINENADPNIGEDLQEALGKLIPEGIWRHDRIDNNAAAHIKAAILGPSETVPVKNGKLVLGTWQSIMLMEFDGPRERRVIVQVR, via the coding sequence ATGACGCTGCAGATACGCGAGTTCTTTGTCAAGACGACGCAGAAATCTCAGGTGATCGACATTACGGCGAGGATTCGGGAGATCGTGGCGCAGGATAGCGCAGACGAGGGGCTGTGCTGTGTCTTTGTGCCGCACGCGACCGCGGCTGTCACAATTAACGAGAATGCCGATCCGAACATCGGCGAAGATCTTCAGGAAGCGCTGGGGAAGTTGATCCCGGAGGGAATCTGGCGCCACGATCGGATCGACAATAACGCGGCGGCCCACATCAAGGCGGCCATCCTCGGCCCGAGTGAAACGGTGCCGGTGAAGAACGGGAAGCTGGTGTTGGGAACCTGGCAGAGTATTATGCTCATGGAGTTTGACGGCCCGCGCGAGCGGCGGGTGATTGTCCAGGTCAGGTGA
- a CDS encoding secondary thiamine-phosphate synthase enzyme YjbQ, whose product MVIRHETFTVATEDRLQFMDLTKRVRDLLQGYKVKQGLIILNSLHTTTALFINEWQEALLHDLQILLDRLVGQGDGYRHNDPSYSDCDRSNAASHLRSLLLGRQLSVPVVDGEMSLGTFESIIFAELDGPRERQIQLQILAE is encoded by the coding sequence ATGGTAATCAGGCACGAAACGTTTACGGTAGCGACGGAGGATCGACTCCAGTTTATGGACCTGACAAAGCGTGTGCGAGATCTGCTCCAGGGGTATAAGGTCAAACAGGGGTTGATCATCCTCAACTCCCTTCATACGACGACTGCGCTGTTCATCAATGAGTGGCAGGAGGCCTTGCTCCATGACCTTCAGATCCTGCTGGATCGCCTGGTCGGGCAGGGGGACGGCTATCGCCACAACGATCCATCGTACTCTGATTGCGATCGGAGCAACGCCGCCTCGCACCTTCGCTCTCTCTTGCTTGGCCGGCAGCTCTCGGTTCCGGTGGTCGATGGGGAGATGAGCCTTGGGACCTTTGAGTCTATTATCTTCGCCGAGTTGGACGGACCGAGAGAGCGACAGATCCAACTCCAGATACTGGCTGAATAA
- a CDS encoding PHP domain-containing protein — translation MRLIDLHTHTTTSDGVLSPQQLVRFAKNCNISVLAITDHDTLEGIPAAMAEAERVGGLQVVAGVEITAHVEDLEVHILGHFIDPDDYRLTEFLASSRNDRIERVHRMIEKLWALGLPLDINEVLSLAAGPSVGRPHVAQAMIRRGYVASLKDAFDRYLTSGKPGYVERSRIPAPMAIRAIKEAGGVASLAHPGEYGRDEIIPFLVQHGLNGLEVFHPEHNSESLFRYERMCVEYGLLAVGGSDYHGTGGLRSIGLGRPALPDARFEQLLAARAASRIPPVRA, via the coding sequence ATGCGCCTTATCGATCTGCACACCCATACGACTACTTCTGACGGCGTCCTCTCTCCGCAACAATTGGTACGCTTCGCCAAGAACTGCAATATCTCCGTTCTAGCCATCACCGATCATGACACACTGGAGGGTATCCCGGCGGCGATGGCGGAAGCCGAGCGGGTAGGGGGGCTGCAGGTTGTTGCGGGTGTCGAGATTACAGCCCATGTCGAGGATCTGGAGGTTCACATCCTTGGGCATTTCATTGATCCGGATGATTACCGACTCACTGAATTTCTTGCCTCCTCCCGTAACGACCGAATCGAGAGGGTTCATCGGATGATCGAGAAGCTCTGGGCTCTCGGTCTCCCACTGGACATCAATGAGGTCTTGAGCCTGGCGGCAGGTCCCTCAGTTGGGCGCCCTCATGTGGCACAGGCGATGATCAGGCGTGGATATGTGGCGTCGCTGAAGGATGCCTTCGATCGGTATCTGACGTCCGGCAAGCCAGGTTACGTAGAACGTTCCAGGATTCCTGCGCCTATGGCGATTCGCGCCATCAAGGAAGCCGGAGGTGTGGCATCCCTCGCGCATCCTGGAGAATATGGCCGTGACGAGATCATTCCATTCCTCGTACAGCATGGACTGAATGGACTGGAGGTGTTTCACCCGGAGCATAATAGCGAATCGTTATTCCGCTACGAACGAATGTGCGTGGAATACGGTCTATTGGCGGTCGGTGGCTCTGACTACCACGGCACCGGAGGCCTTCGCTCGATCGGGCTTGGGAGGCCGGCCTTGCCGGATGCAAGGTTCGAACAATTGCTCGCGGCAAGGGCTGCCTCCCGCATCCCTCCTGTTCGAGCGTAG
- a CDS encoding IscS subfamily cysteine desulfurase, whose product MAVTLPIYMDHQATTPVASEVFEAMRPYFCERFGNPASRNHPFGWVAEEAVEQARAQVAHLLGCKAAEIVWTSGATEANNLAIKGVAAAYREKGRHIITSRTEHHAVLDTCRRLEHEGCQVTYLPVDKTGRVDPGDVERAIRKDTVLISIMAANNEIGTLQPVAEIGRIAKRHGVLFHTDAAQYVGKLPLSVDDWQVDLLSASAHKCYGPKGVGALYVRMTKPRVKLVPQMDGGGHEKGRRSGTLNVPGCVGFGAACALAERELQTEPARLLSLRERLRNDLWSGLDYLHLNGHPTERLPGNLNISFRFVEGESLLMALKGIAVSSGSACTSATVEPSYVLLAIGLNAELAHASIRFGLGRSNTEEEVDYVAARVIENVTRLRALSPLYEMALEGIDVKDTQWSLRTC is encoded by the coding sequence ATGGCGGTAACCCTTCCGATCTACATGGATCACCAGGCGACTACGCCCGTTGCCTCAGAGGTGTTCGAGGCGATGCGTCCGTACTTCTGCGAGCGGTTCGGCAATCCGGCCTCTCGTAATCACCCTTTTGGTTGGGTAGCCGAAGAGGCGGTAGAACAGGCCCGCGCCCAGGTCGCGCACCTGCTTGGCTGTAAAGCGGCAGAGATCGTCTGGACGAGCGGCGCCACCGAGGCGAATAACCTGGCGATAAAAGGGGTGGCGGCTGCCTATCGGGAGAAGGGACGGCACATCATCACCTCGCGAACCGAACATCACGCTGTCCTTGATACGTGCAGGCGTCTGGAGCACGAGGGTTGTCAGGTTACCTATCTCCCCGTGGACAAAACCGGACGCGTCGATCCGGGCGACGTCGAGCGGGCGATCAGGAAAGATACGGTTCTCATTTCAATCATGGCGGCGAACAACGAAATTGGAACGCTGCAACCTGTTGCCGAGATCGGCCGGATTGCTAAGCGCCATGGCGTGCTGTTTCATACCGACGCCGCTCAGTACGTGGGCAAACTCCCACTCTCAGTAGACGACTGGCAGGTCGATCTTCTCTCGGCGTCGGCGCATAAATGTTATGGTCCGAAGGGCGTGGGTGCACTCTACGTGCGGATGACGAAGCCTCGCGTCAAGCTGGTCCCCCAGATGGATGGGGGCGGCCACGAAAAGGGCCGTCGCTCAGGGACGCTCAATGTCCCCGGGTGCGTCGGTTTCGGCGCGGCCTGTGCCCTCGCCGAGCGCGAGCTTCAGACCGAGCCCGCGCGGCTCCTCTCGCTTCGCGAGCGGTTGCGGAATGACCTCTGGTCCGGGCTTGACTACCTGCACCTCAACGGGCACCCGACCGAGCGCCTTCCCGGCAACCTGAATATCTCCTTTAGGTTTGTTGAGGGAGAGTCGCTGCTTATGGCACTCAAAGGGATAGCCGTCTCCTCCGGTTCGGCCTGCACCAGCGCCACGGTTGAGCCCTCGTACGTTCTGCTGGCGATCGGCCTGAACGCAGAGCTGGCGCATGCCAGTATCCGTTTTGGTCTCGGCCGATCGAATACTGAGGAAGAGGTGGACTACGTCGCCGCCCGAGTGATAGAAAATGTAACCCGCCTGCGGGCGCTGTCACCCTTATATGAGATGGCGCTTGAGGGGATCGACGTCAAAGACACACAATGGAGTCTCCGGACCTGTTAG
- a CDS encoding 2,3-bisphosphoglycerate-independent phosphoglycerate mutase produces the protein MDLTLIKQLAIPSSSKIVLLVADGLGGLPRETDGRSEMEVARLPNLDALAARSLCGLIDMVGPGIIPGSGPGHLALFGYDPFTYQIGRGVLEACGIDLELRSNDVASRGNFCTLDEEGRVVDRRAGRITTEICRRLCCQLDQIRIEGVDVIVRPVKEHRFVVVFRGERLSDALSDSDPLTIGERPLAVKVTSPGAEQAAALVNKFLDQARGILKDEKPANMILLRGFALPPKLPAFPELLRLRAAAITCYPMYRGLAKLIGMEALPFCMDLDDELKTLSANYNQYDFFYVHFKGTDRAGEDGDFDAKVGALEELDRRIPDFLALQPDVFIVTGDHSTPAVLKGHSWHPVPFLLRSRWSRSAGVIRFTERECAQGPLATMRAVDLIPLAMANALRFKKFGA, from the coding sequence ATGGATTTGACGCTTATCAAGCAACTGGCTATTCCCTCGTCCTCTAAGATCGTTCTGTTGGTGGCTGATGGGCTGGGAGGCCTGCCGAGAGAGACGGACGGTCGAAGTGAGATGGAGGTGGCCCGGCTTCCCAATCTCGACGCCCTCGCTGCTCGCTCCCTCTGCGGTCTCATCGATATGGTGGGCCCAGGGATTATTCCCGGTAGTGGACCAGGGCACCTCGCCCTCTTTGGCTACGATCCTTTTACGTACCAGATCGGACGAGGGGTCCTTGAAGCGTGCGGCATCGACCTGGAACTTCGTTCAAACGATGTGGCAAGTCGGGGCAACTTCTGCACACTTGATGAAGAGGGAAGAGTTGTCGACCGGCGCGCCGGTCGAATCACGACTGAGATCTGCCGACGCCTGTGCTGTCAGCTCGATCAGATCCGGATCGAAGGGGTGGATGTCATTGTCAGACCCGTCAAGGAGCATCGGTTCGTGGTTGTATTTCGGGGGGAGCGGCTCTCTGATGCCCTTTCCGATTCCGATCCCCTTACCATAGGCGAGCGACCCCTTGCTGTAAAGGTTACCAGCCCTGGAGCGGAACAGGCGGCTGCGCTCGTCAATAAGTTTCTGGATCAGGCTCGTGGAATCCTGAAGGACGAGAAACCGGCCAATATGATCCTGCTCAGAGGCTTTGCCTTGCCGCCAAAACTCCCCGCATTTCCGGAACTGCTGCGGCTCCGGGCGGCGGCGATCACCTGCTATCCAATGTATCGTGGTCTCGCCAAACTTATCGGGATGGAGGCGTTACCTTTTTGCATGGACTTGGATGACGAACTCAAAACCTTGTCAGCCAACTACAACCAATACGATTTCTTTTACGTACATTTTAAGGGGACCGATCGGGCCGGCGAGGACGGCGACTTTGACGCGAAGGTAGGCGCGCTGGAGGAGCTGGATCGGCGAATACCTGATTTTCTTGCGCTACAACCCGATGTATTTATCGTGACCGGCGATCATTCGACGCCGGCTGTCCTGAAAGGACATAGCTGGCATCCGGTTCCCTTTCTGCTCCGGTCACGATGGTCTCGTTCTGCCGGGGTCATCAGATTTACGGAGCGAGAGTGCGCTCAGGGACCCTTGGCGACGATGCGAGCTGTCGATCTTATACCCCTTGCAATGGCCAACGCTTTGAGATTCAAGAAGTTCGGAGCATGA
- the fdhD gene encoding formate dehydrogenase accessory sulfurtransferase FdhD, protein MHRIVRYRGGSFETVEIPVVGEQPLTIYVNGYELATLLCTPIKLDCLVVGFLSFEGIIQALDEVKSLEVFPEEAVADVRLTKAFTPPRRRILTSGCTGGITFGMPMEGFKAFPEEATLRPEQPFDLMKQLYAEAYLYRESRGIHAAALSDGKRLLLVAEDVGRHNALDKIHGEALLHGMTTAGNILLSTGRISSEMLRKGAHMRTPFVISRTSPTSLAIVAAKRFGITVIGYCRGEGFNVYSHPERLLSQRVALMTGDQCLVTGD, encoded by the coding sequence ATGCATCGAATCGTTCGGTATCGCGGCGGATCGTTCGAGACGGTTGAGATTCCTGTAGTGGGGGAGCAGCCTCTCACGATCTATGTCAACGGGTATGAACTGGCGACGTTGCTGTGTACGCCGATAAAGCTCGATTGCCTGGTCGTGGGATTTTTGAGTTTTGAGGGGATCATCCAGGCGCTCGACGAGGTCAAGTCGCTGGAGGTCTTTCCCGAAGAGGCGGTGGCGGACGTGAGACTGACCAAGGCATTCACCCCCCCGCGACGCCGCATCCTCACCTCCGGATGCACCGGAGGCATTACATTTGGCATGCCGATGGAGGGATTTAAAGCATTCCCAGAGGAGGCGACCCTGCGCCCGGAGCAACCGTTTGATCTCATGAAACAGTTGTATGCCGAGGCGTATCTCTATCGGGAGTCGCGTGGCATTCACGCCGCGGCCCTGAGTGATGGTAAGCGCCTGCTGCTCGTCGCTGAGGACGTCGGCCGGCATAATGCTCTGGATAAGATCCACGGCGAAGCGCTGCTGCATGGGATGACGACCGCCGGGAATATCCTCCTTTCCACCGGTCGCATCTCATCCGAGATGCTCCGTAAGGGCGCCCACATGCGGACCCCATTTGTGATCTCTCGAACCTCACCCACGAGCCTCGCCATCGTCGCGGCCAAGCGCTTCGGCATCACCGTGATCGGCTACTGCCGGGGCGAAGGATTTAATGTCTATAGCCATCCGGAGCGTCTGCTTTCACAGCGGGTGGCGCTAATGACCGGTGACCAGTGCCTCGTGACTGGTGACTAG
- the nuoI gene encoding NADH-quinone oxidoreductase subunit NuoI produces MITEIVKGMATTFKHIFRKPVTVSYPEERLPLAPRYRGLHMLVVGDDGMERCVGCELCAVACPADAIYVEAAENTEQERHSKGERYAKVYKIHMLRCIFCGYCEEACPEEAIVLGKQYELASYNRDSFVFGKERLMTPLAEALKQRPDLHLDW; encoded by the coding sequence ATGATTACCGAGATCGTCAAAGGGATGGCGACCACATTCAAGCATATCTTCCGGAAACCGGTGACGGTCTCCTATCCGGAAGAACGGCTTCCTCTGGCGCCTCGCTACCGCGGCCTGCACATGCTCGTGGTAGGCGACGACGGGATGGAGCGGTGCGTGGGGTGCGAACTGTGCGCGGTCGCCTGTCCGGCAGATGCGATCTATGTAGAGGCAGCAGAGAACACCGAACAGGAGCGCCACTCCAAGGGTGAGCGTTACGCCAAGGTGTATAAGATCCACATGCTGCGTTGCATCTTTTGCGGCTACTGTGAGGAGGCCTGCCCGGAGGAGGCGATTGTGCTGGGCAAACAGTATGAGCTTGCCTCCTACAACAGGGATAGTTTCGTATTCGGAAAGGAGCGTCTGATGACGCCACTAGCGGAAGCGCTGAAGCAACGGCCAGACCTCCACCTTGACTGGTAG